AACACCTCCTTGCGTTGGTCAGCGTAGCTGGCGATTCGCACAACACCGCCGCAGTGATTGACGACGAAGCGCGTGTCAGGAAACGCCTTGGCCAAATCGAACAGCTCGGGAAGCTGTGGGAAAAACAGCCACGCGTCGTACGAAAGCCCCAGCGGACCAAGTTGGGCTACGCCCGCGCGATAGTTCGGATCGAGCAACAGTCCGCGCGGTACTGCTGACGAGGGATTAACAATTGTTTTATCGACGTCCCACGTCACAATGTGCCGCACGCCACGCAGGCGACCATCGCCCGCATCAAGTTCGGCCTCCAGGACATCGCGAACTGCGGCTCCGCGCCTGAGATCAGCGTACCCCACGATACCTTTGGCGACCTGTGGTTTTTCTTTCTGTAACGGTGCGGTGACTTGCTCAACGTACTCGACTTCGCCAACAGGACGGAGCTGCTCGGGGCCCGATTGCCGATAGCGCGTATCCGCCTGCATATACACCGACGCGGTGATGTTATGTCCAGATCGCGCGTCTTCGAGATAATCATTCAGCAGATATGTCCATCCGTTGCGCTCAATAAAGTGATGATGCGCATCGATGATCGGAACCTCAGGTTCCAGCGCTGCCTCAGTGCCGGACGCGAGCCAGTCTGATCGCACAGGAATAAAGAAATTGCCGGTCGTGCTCTTGCTGCGTGCTTCCTCTTTTGCAAAGCTCTGCAACGGCGTCATTGCGGGAGCAATTAGCGATGCGGCGAGCGCGCCTAGAATCTGACGCCGCATGGGTGAACGAAGCAACTTCATTTTAAGTACTCCTTCTTAAAAATGAACAGCGGGAGCGTCAGCATGGTTCTGACGGATGAGTTAAGGTTTGAGCCTGGACAAGGCGGCGTAGGCTAGACCCAGCTTGTCCATAGTGCCGCTTTTGAAGTTCTCGCTGAAGATGTCGGTGCCGGAAAACAGCTTTTGCATGTTTTCGACACCGCGCAGATCTTTCACATCGACAGCGATATTTTTCTTGTTGTGGTTGAAGGTGCTAAAAACCCCAGCGCTCCTAACAAACAGCCTTCCGGTTGAGGCGCGCTCGGTACTCGCCCGTCCGAATAGATGAAACCCTTTGGTAATCCTTCGTCTCGCACGTGTCCATAAAGCGATTCGCTGGGAAGCGCT
Above is a window of Caballeronia sp. SBC1 DNA encoding:
- a CDS encoding amidohydrolase, producing MKLLRSPMRRQILGALAASLIAPAMTPLQSFAKEEARSKSTTGNFFIPVRSDWLASGTEAALEPEVPIIDAHHHFIERNGWTYLLNDYLEDARSGHNITASVYMQADTRYRQSGPEQLRPVGEVEYVEQVTAPLQKEKPQVAKGIVGYADLRRGAAVRDVLEAELDAGDGRLRGVRHIVTWDVDKTIVNPSSAVPRGLLLDPNYRAGVAQLGPLGLSYDAWLFFPQLPELFDLAKAFPDTRFVVNHCGGVVRIASYADQRKEVFETWARSMRELAQLPNVYVKVGGLGMHLNGFDFEKGERPPSSVELAETWKPWMHTCIEAFGANRCMFESNFPVDKGSYPFSNGWNAFKRLTAQASAEDREALFRGTVTDVYRLA